The following DNA comes from Sphingorhabdus sp. M41.
AGTGCCGGGCAAAGAACCGAAACGCCGATGCGGTGCTTGGCGAGGCTGCAGCGCAGGGATTCGCTCAATCCGCGGACCGCAAATTTTGAAGTATTATAGATGCCGGGCGATCCGCTGGCCTGCCATCCTGCCATTGACGAAGTATTGACAATATAGCCACCATTGCCCGCCTCGATCATCCGCGGGACAAAGGTCATGACGCCGTTAATAGGGCCATTCAGATTGACGCCCATCACCCAGTCCCAGTCAGAATAGCTCGAATCCTCAATGGTTTGGAACAGGTTTACGCCAGCATTGTTGAAGAGCAAAGAAACCGGACCAAATTGGGCTTCGACCTTGTCGGCCGCTTCGGCCATGGCTTCGCGGCTGGCAACGTCGACCTGCACGCCCATGACCTCATTATTGTCGAGCGTCGCCAGCGCCTTGTCGATCGCATCCTGCCTGATGTCCGCAATCGCAACCTTGCAACCTTGGGCGAGCAGCGCCCGGACGATACCGATACCGACACCATTGGCACCGCCGGTGACAAAGGCGGTTCTACCTGCAAAATCGATCATGCTTTCAACTCCTTCTGGCGGGCAATTTCATCGGCCCAGATCGGGCTGTTGAACAGCATCGCAAATGTCTTCTTATATTCCTCATTCTCCGGCAGGTTAGCCGGAACGGAGGCAATCATGGCATTGGCGCGGTCGGTGACGCCTTCCAGAAATTCGCTGTGCGTCAGAATATAGAGCTCATCGTCCAATATGCCGCGCAGCACCCGTTCGCCGACTTCCTCCTTGGTCTGATATAGGTGGAAGAGATTACCGCCGTCCTGCCGTCTTTTGTCCGCTTCGGCATAGCCGGTTTCCGACAGTTCTTCCGGTCGCGTCTCGCCGGCATCGGCAATATTCGATTGCACCGCTCCCGGACAGAAGGCGGAACAAATCACGCCGCGGCTTTCCAGTTCCGGACGCATACACTCCATCATCGTGACCAGCGCTGCTTTTCCGGTCGAATAGATTGTGGTCCCGCCGACCGGAACAATGCCGGACATCGAGCAGGTGTTGATGATATGGCCACCTTCGCCATGCGAAAGAATGCGCGGCAATAAGGTTGTGACACCATTGATCGCGCCGCCGACATTGACGTTCATCACCCAGTCCCAATCGGCAAAGGTCGCCAGTTCGGTCGGGCCAACCACAGCCACGCCGGCATTGTTGCAGAGAATATGGATTTTCCCGAACCTGTCTTCTGCAGCATCGGCCGCCTTGGTGAAATCGTCGCGATTGGTTACGTCGAGCTTGATCGCCAATATCTTGTCGGGCGATCCGAGTTCCTCTTTTGCTTCTGCAAGATGATCATCGCGAATGTCGGCGACGACAACATTCATGCCTGCGCCAAGAAGTGCCTTGGCAATGCCAAGCCCTATGCCGCTCGCGCCGCCGGTAACAAAGGCAGTTTTGCCTTGCAGATTCTGCATATTGGAATTTCCCTCTCTCAAATCTGACTGGTTGTTTCTGTTCCATTTCTTACAAAAGACTGGACAACCATGTCGAAACAATATTGTATCTAACACATACAAAAAAGGCTAGGTAAAAAAACAAAGCCGCTAAAAGTTTTGGGAAGAGGGATTAACGAATGGCAGGCGCATCAACGCCGACGACAGTCGGCATGGAACAACTATCAACAGCGCCGACATCCAAGCTTTGGCCTTCTCAGCCCGCCGCCTACTGGGCTTTGTTTGTCATTGTATTGGCGACTTTTCTTACATTTTTCGACTCAGTCGTTTTCGGCATGCTGGCTGAGCGGATAAAGGCGGATTTCGGACTGTCGGATTCGCAGCTGGGATTTCTCGCCGGACCTGCGAGCATTATCTGCTATTTGTTTGTCGGCATTCCTCTGGCGAGGCTGGCCGACATATTTCCGCGTAAATATGTGCTGGCTGGCGGCGTGACCGTCATCGGGATAGTAACTTGTCTCGGAGGGCTGGCACAGACATTTACCCAGTTCGTCGGTACCCGTGTATTTCTGGCAGCGGGCGGTTCCGCTCATGCTCCGTCGGCCTACTCGCTGCTTGCCGATGCCTTCCCTCCAAAGATCCTTACGCGAGCCTTCGCTTTGCTCCAGTTCGGTTTCATTGGCGGGTCCACTCTGGGGCCGTTTGTCGGCGGGTTGTTGATCGGCATTACCGCTGACTGGGGCCCATCGCATATCGGTAGCCTGACAATATTCGGCTGGCAGTGGATATTGATATGGACCGGCTTGCCCGCCTTCCTCGTCGCGCTGTTATTCTTCACGATAAAGGAGCCGCAGCGCATGCCTCCAGTCGAGGGCGCGCCGCTGCCACCGGAAAATGCATCGACCGGCCGGAATATCATCACCTTCATGGGCTGGGATGCGGCCAAGGCCATTCATGCCAATCGCCGGGTCTATTATCCGATGTTTGGTGCTCTGGCGCTCAGCGCGATCGAGACTTTCGGGCTCGCCTTCTGGCGGGTTCCCTTCATGATCCGGACCTTCGGCTGGAACGAAGTGGAAATTGGCGCCGCGCTGGGCATGACGATTCTCGTCGCCTCGCTTCTCGGCCTTTTCCTTGGCGGTATCTTTGTCGAATGGCTGGCCAAGCGTCATAAGGACGCCAATGTAAGGGCGGCTTTCATATTGTTCTGCGGTACCACCATCAGTTCGATCACCGCCGTCCTGATGCCGACCGGCTGGGGATCAATGATCGCATTCGGATTTGCCGGGATGTTTGGAATCGCCGGCGCGGTGCCGCAAAATGCTGCCATCCAGAGGGTCGCGCCCAATGCGATGCGCGGTCAGGTCACCGCTTTCTACCTCTTCATGTTCACCTTTTTCGGTGCAATGGGCAGCTTCGTAATCGGACTGGTTGCCCAATATGTCATCGGTGATCCGGCCAAGCTCTGGCAAGCGCTGTTGATCACGGCTGGCACGCTGCTGCCGCTGGCCACGTTCCTGATGTTCCGCGCGATCAAGCCATATGGTGAAGAGGTCGTAAGGCTGGAAGCCCTTGAACGGGTTGCAGCAACATCCTGACATCAATCACATCAAATATGTAAATGGAGATACCAAATGTCTGAACGAGAAATTGCAGCGCTGCAGGCGCAGGTCGCAGAACTGATGAAGCGTGTGACGATCTGCGAGGATGAGCAATCCGTGCGCAAGCTGCACCATCTTTATGGCTATATGATCGACAAATGCCTCTATAATGAAGTGGTGGATCTGTTCACCGACGATTGCGAAGTGCATTTCTTCGGCGGCATCTATCGCGGTAAAGCAGGCGCCGCGCGTCTCTATATCGACCGGTTTCAGGCCAATTTCACCCATGGCAATAATGGTCCGATCGACGGCTTTCTGCTCGATCATCCGCAGCATCAGGATGTGGTCGATATTCAGGACGACGGCATCACTGCATTCGGGCGTTTCCGCTGTACCATGCAGGCCGGCCGGCACAAGGATTATGCCGGGGAGGGCCCGATGGAGCAGGCGCGCCAATGGTGGGAAGGCGGTCTCTACGAGAATATCTACAAGAAAGTGGATGGCGTCTGGCGTATCCATGTGCTGAACTATGTACCGCAATGGCATGCCGACTATGAAACCGGCTGGGCGAATACACGCGAGCAATATGTGCCCTTTCTCGACACCGCTTTTCCGGAAGACCCGACCGGTCCGGATGAAATCAAGCCGCGCGAAGATCTGTGGCTCTGGCCGACGCACAAGGTCGTGCCGTTTCACAACACGCATCCGGTGACCGGCAAACCGATTCAACCAGAACGCTGGCAAGGCGATATTGACCGGGAGAAAGCAGCGAAATGACTAATTATCCAGAACTGCACATGATCATCGACGGTGAAAAAATTCCGGTTGGCGACCGGCGGGTGCACAAGGTCGTCAACCCGGCGACCGAAGAGGTTATCGGCGAACTGCCCTTGGCCGATGCAGCCGATCTGGACCGCGCGCTTGAGGTTGCGGAACGCGGCTTCAAGATCTGGCGCAACAGTTCGGCGCAGGAACGCGCTGCCGTGTTGCAAGGCGCTGCGCGGCTGATGCTGGAGCGTCAGGAAGACATCGCCCGCATCGCGACCATGGAGCAGGGCAAGACACTGGCCGAAACGCGTATCGAAGTGCTGATGAATGTCGGCCTGTTCAATTTCTACGCCGGAGAAACCCAGCGTATATATGGCCGGCAACTGGTGCGTCCTGCCGGCATGCGCTCGTCGGTTACCTATGAACCGGTGGGACCTGTGGCGGCTTTTGCGCCGTGGAATTTCCCGATCGGCAATCCCGGCCGCAAGCTCGGCGCGCCGGTCGCTGCCGGTTGTTCGGTGATTATGAAAGCGGCAGAAGAAGCGCCAGCGTCGGCGCTCGCCATATTGCAATGTCTGCTCGATGCCGGTCTGCCCAAGGAAGCCGGGCAAGCGGTCTTCGGCGTGCCCGATGAGGTGTCGCGCCATTTGCTGGCATCACCGATCATCCGCAAACTTAGCTTCACCGGGTCGACGGTGGTCGGCAAGCATCTGGCCAAGCTCGCTGCAGAAGATATGAAACGCACCACCATGGAACTCGGCGGTCACGGACCGGTTCTGGTTTTTGACGATGTCGATGTTGACGGCGTGCTCGATGTCATGGTGCCGGGCAAATATCGCAACGCCGGACAGGTATGCGTTTCGCCGACCCGGTTCATTGTCCAGGATGGCGTTTTTGATCGCTTCCGCGACGGCTTTATCGAACGGGCGAAGGCGATCAAGGTCGGCAATGGCATGGACGAAGGCGTGCAAATGGGGCCGATGGCCAATCCCCGCCGTCCCGATGCGATGCAGCGGATGATCGGCGATGCCGTGACCCGCGGTGCGAAGCTGGGAACCGGCGGCGAACGGATCGGCAATCAGGGCTATTTCTTTGCCCCCACCGTCCTCTCCGATGTGCCGCTCGATGCCGAAATCATGAATGAAGAGCCATTTGGTCCGGTCGCGCTGATCAACCGGTTCTCCAGCGAAGACGATATGATCGCGGAAGCAAACCGGCTGCCCTACGGGCTGGCCGCCTATAGCTGGACCAAGGATGCCGCTCGGCAGAAGCGACTGGCACGCGAAATCGAAACCGGCATGTTCTGCGTCAACACGACAATGCTCGGCGGACCGGACACGCCTTTTGGCGGCGTGAAATGGTCAGGCCACGGGCATGAGGATGGCCCCGAAGGGCTGATGGCCTGTATGGTCCTTAAAACAGTGCATGAAGGATAAGCGATGACGCATGAATTGAAAACCGGCGGCGACAGGGGTTATTTGCGCATCGCCACCGAAGAGGCTTTTGCCACACGCGAGCTGATCGACGTATATCTGCGGATGGTCGCCGACGGAACCGCTGACAAGGGGATGGTCTCCTTGTGGGGCTTTTACGCGCAGAGCCCGTCCGAGCGGGCCACGCAGATCATCGATCGCCTGCTTGATCTGGATGAGCAGCGTATCGCGCATATGGACGAGACCGGCATCGACAAGGCCATTCTCGCTCTGACATCGCCGGGCGTCCAGCCCCTGCTGGATGTCGATGAGGCAAAGGGCATTGCGACACGGGCCAATGACTATCTGGCAGATGCGGTGCAGAAATATCCGGATCGCTTCATCGGGATGACGGCGGTTGTCCCGCAGGACCCCGAATGGTCTGCGGCCGAAATCAGGCGCGGTGCCAATGAACTGGGTTTCAAGGGTGTGCAGATCAACAGCCACACCCAGGGCCATTATCTGGATGAACCGCAATTCGACCCGATATTCCGGGCGCTTTCGGACACCGGCCAGCCGCTCTATGTCCACCCGGCGACGCTGCCCGATGACATGATGGGCGGGATGGTCGATGCCGGCCTGGATGGTGCGATTTTCGGCTTCGCGGTCGAAACCAGCTATCATTTGCTGCGGCTGGTGACTTCGGGGCTGTTTGACCGCTATCCTGATCTGCAGGTCATGGCAGGCCATGGCTGCGAAGCTTTGCCTTATTGGCTGTACCGGACCAATTACATGCATCAGGCAGGGGTGCGTTCAAACCGCTATGAATCGATCAAGCCGCTGAAACATGATCTGTTTTACTATATGAAGAACAATTTTCTTGGCACCTGCAGCGGGCTGCCCTTTGAACCGGCAATAAAATTGATGATTGAGGTGATGGGAGAGGACAGGGTGATGTATGCGATGGATTATCCCTATGAATATGTCGCCGAGGAGGTACGGATGATGGATGATCTGGCAATCAGTCACGCACAGAAGAAGAAATTTTTCCAGAGCAACGCGGAACGCTGGTTCAAATTGTGAGTGAAGGCGCGCAGACGGACGCAAGCAGTCCGGTCATCATCCCGACCAAGATACCCAAGGGCGCTCATTATGCATTGACGCTGGTCGCTCTGACCGGTGCGGTCAGTCTGCTCGATCGTCAAATTCTGGCTATTCTTGCTCCGGCGATCAAGGCGGATCTGAATATCGGCGATGCCGAGATGGGCATGTTGTTCGGGACGGTATTCGCCTTATTTTATGCCGTTTTCTCGCTTCCGCTTGGCCGGCTTGCCGACGGCTGGGTAAGGACGCGGCTGCTGGCCATTTGCCT
Coding sequences within:
- a CDS encoding SDR family NAD(P)-dependent oxidoreductase — translated: MIDFAGRTAFVTGGANGVGIGIVRALLAQGCKVAIADIRQDAIDKALATLDNNEVMGVQVDVASREAMAEAADKVEAQFGPVSLLFNNAGVNLFQTIEDSSYSDWDWVMGVNLNGPINGVMTFVPRMIEAGNGGYIVNTSSMAGWQASGSPGIYNTSKFAVRGLSESLRCSLAKHRIGVSVLCPALVKSYIYASDDIRPTELMDGAKPVDHENVKRLAEFHDFGMEPDVIGERVLDGMRDNRMYIFSHPEHKEELAALFDTYMSDFKDYPNDPGYEKRVEFEKFRRKSYDDAREAAKHAI
- a CDS encoding SDR family NAD(P)-dependent oxidoreductase; protein product: MQNLQGKTAFVTGGASGIGLGIAKALLGAGMNVVVADIRDDHLAEAKEELGSPDKILAIKLDVTNRDDFTKAADAAEDRFGKIHILCNNAGVAVVGPTELATFADWDWVMNVNVGGAINGVTTLLPRILSHGEGGHIINTCSMSGIVPVGGTTIYSTGKAALVTMMECMRPELESRGVICSAFCPGAVQSNIADAGETRPEELSETGYAEADKRRQDGGNLFHLYQTKEEVGERVLRGILDDELYILTHSEFLEGVTDRANAMIASVPANLPENEEYKKTFAMLFNSPIWADEIARQKELKA
- a CDS encoding MFS transporter, with amino-acid sequence MAGASTPTTVGMEQLSTAPTSKLWPSQPAAYWALFVIVLATFLTFFDSVVFGMLAERIKADFGLSDSQLGFLAGPASIICYLFVGIPLARLADIFPRKYVLAGGVTVIGIVTCLGGLAQTFTQFVGTRVFLAAGGSAHAPSAYSLLADAFPPKILTRAFALLQFGFIGGSTLGPFVGGLLIGITADWGPSHIGSLTIFGWQWILIWTGLPAFLVALLFFTIKEPQRMPPVEGAPLPPENASTGRNIITFMGWDAAKAIHANRRVYYPMFGALALSAIETFGLAFWRVPFMIRTFGWNEVEIGAALGMTILVASLLGLFLGGIFVEWLAKRHKDANVRAAFILFCGTTISSITAVLMPTGWGSMIAFGFAGMFGIAGAVPQNAAIQRVAPNAMRGQVTAFYLFMFTFFGAMGSFVIGLVAQYVIGDPAKLWQALLITAGTLLPLATFLMFRAIKPYGEEVVRLEALERVAATS
- a CDS encoding nuclear transport factor 2 family protein translates to MSEREIAALQAQVAELMKRVTICEDEQSVRKLHHLYGYMIDKCLYNEVVDLFTDDCEVHFFGGIYRGKAGAARLYIDRFQANFTHGNNGPIDGFLLDHPQHQDVVDIQDDGITAFGRFRCTMQAGRHKDYAGEGPMEQARQWWEGGLYENIYKKVDGVWRIHVLNYVPQWHADYETGWANTREQYVPFLDTAFPEDPTGPDEIKPREDLWLWPTHKVVPFHNTHPVTGKPIQPERWQGDIDREKAAK
- a CDS encoding NAD-dependent succinate-semialdehyde dehydrogenase, whose product is MTNYPELHMIIDGEKIPVGDRRVHKVVNPATEEVIGELPLADAADLDRALEVAERGFKIWRNSSAQERAAVLQGAARLMLERQEDIARIATMEQGKTLAETRIEVLMNVGLFNFYAGETQRIYGRQLVRPAGMRSSVTYEPVGPVAAFAPWNFPIGNPGRKLGAPVAAGCSVIMKAAEEAPASALAILQCLLDAGLPKEAGQAVFGVPDEVSRHLLASPIIRKLSFTGSTVVGKHLAKLAAEDMKRTTMELGGHGPVLVFDDVDVDGVLDVMVPGKYRNAGQVCVSPTRFIVQDGVFDRFRDGFIERAKAIKVGNGMDEGVQMGPMANPRRPDAMQRMIGDAVTRGAKLGTGGERIGNQGYFFAPTVLSDVPLDAEIMNEEPFGPVALINRFSSEDDMIAEANRLPYGLAAYSWTKDAARQKRLAREIETGMFCVNTTMLGGPDTPFGGVKWSGHGHEDGPEGLMACMVLKTVHEG
- a CDS encoding amidohydrolase family protein translates to MTHELKTGGDRGYLRIATEEAFATRELIDVYLRMVADGTADKGMVSLWGFYAQSPSERATQIIDRLLDLDEQRIAHMDETGIDKAILALTSPGVQPLLDVDEAKGIATRANDYLADAVQKYPDRFIGMTAVVPQDPEWSAAEIRRGANELGFKGVQINSHTQGHYLDEPQFDPIFRALSDTGQPLYVHPATLPDDMMGGMVDAGLDGAIFGFAVETSYHLLRLVTSGLFDRYPDLQVMAGHGCEALPYWLYRTNYMHQAGVRSNRYESIKPLKHDLFYYMKNNFLGTCSGLPFEPAIKLMIEVMGEDRVMYAMDYPYEYVAEEVRMMDDLAISHAQKKKFFQSNAERWFKL